The following is a genomic window from Armatimonadota bacterium.
TCGGCCTCACGCCAACTGCAGCGCTCGAAACCACAGGATCGCGTGTACCATCAGCCCGACTTGCCCGAAGTGAACCTGGTCGTAGCGCATTGACTCCGGCACGTACGTATCGGTGTCCGGCCCGGGNNNNNNNNNNNNNNNNNNNNNNNNNNNNNNNNNNNNNNNNNNNNNNNNNNNNNNNNNNNNNNNNNNNNNNNNNNNNNNNNNNNNNNNNNNNNNNNNNNNNAGGCGCACTGGAGGAAGCCCCAATGGCATCGGCATTGCTGGAGGACAGAATACATGGCTGTCTGCTCGGCGCCGCGCTCGGCGCGGAATTCGGTTTTGCGCGGCGCGTCAGACCCGAGAAATTCGCGCTTGGACAACCGAAAGACATCCTGCACCTGGCCCTCGAGCCCGTCGGGGAGTACGAAGAGCAGCACGGCAGGGTTGACGCTCGCCCCGTGACCCCGTTCATCAACGTCGGCGTGCAGGCGTACGTGGCGAAGGGCGGGCGCGCGACGCCCGAGGATTTCGCGGCCGCGCTTAGGGACGACGCGGACATCGCCGGGCCAGTGTTCGCGTGGGACGGGATCCACAGCATCCAAGAGATGCTCAGGGAAGGGATGCACCCGCGCATCAGCGGCCTGGGCGCGGCGCCGTGCGGGCTGATCGCCGCGGCAATGCCGGCAGTCGGAATATTCCACCTCAATGATCCCGAATACGCCTATCTCGACGGCGTCGAGCTGGCGTCGGTCGCGCAACCACGGGTGGGCGCGGATTGGGCGGGCCTGTGCGCGGCCGCCGTCGCCGCTGCGTTCGATCTCGCGTCCGATCCAGAGATGGTCGTGGAGACCGTGCTCAAGATCGCGCATCGCCACAACCCTGATCTGTTCTACCAGCTCAACCAGCCTACTCGCCACGCCGAGTCGCTCATGGCACGCAACGAAGAGGAATTCGCCGCGTGGTGGATGCTGTGCGGCGGACGCGGCTCGGCCCGCCGGGAGGAGAACTGGATAGCCTTCAACCCGATCAGCTTCGTTCTGCCTCTGCTCAAGCACTGCGCGGCGGACCCGCAGAAGCTGATGGCGCTCGTGGTGGGGCCGAATCCCGCGTCCGGCTACGATGCGATGCTGGGCGGCCATGCCGTGTCGGCGGTCATCGGTGGGGCCGTCACCGGCGCCCTGCACGGCGCGGAGATCTTCCCGGAGAGCTGGCGGCAGTGGGCCGGGCCGCAGGTCAAACCGTGGCTGCCGATGGTGGACGTGGTCAAAGCCCGCCTTGGGAAGGAGCGGGAGATCGTCGAGATGACGGGCCGCCTCGCCGCGCCGCAGGCCGATGGGGGATCGCTGCTCCTGGACAAGGTGTACGGCTGCATGCTCGCCGGCGCGATCGGCAACGCGATGGGCTCGCCGGTCGAGGGGCGGTTCTACTGGGAGATTGACGATCAATACCCGGATCACATTACGACGATCCTTGACCCGCGCCGACTCGAGGGCGAAGACGACAACCAGATGGCGATGCTGCTCGTGGAAACCTACCTCGAACGCGGCGGCCTGCCCGTCATGGCGCGCCACTTCGGGAAGACCTGGAAGGAGCGCCTCAACCGCGACCACTTCTTCGTGCTCTGTATGGGCCACGCCTATGACCTGATCTGTGGGGGCTGGGATCCGCGCGTCACCGGCCACTGGAGCGTGGTGACCGGCTCGACGGTGATGTGCATGGAGCCGGTCGGCGTATACCACTTCGGCGATCCGGAGTTCGCGGCGAT
Proteins encoded in this region:
- a CDS encoding ADP-ribosylglycohydrolase family protein; the encoded protein is GALEEAPMASALLEDRIHGCLLGAALGAEFGFARRVRPEKFALGQPKDILHLALEPVGEYEEQHGRVDARPVTPFINVGVQAYVAKGGRATPEDFAAALRDDADIAGPVFAWDGIHSIQEMLREGMHPRISGLGAAPCGLIAAAMPAVGIFHLNDPEYAYLDGVELASVAQPRVGADWAGLCAAAVAAAFDLASDPEMVVETVLKIAHRHNPDLFYQLNQPTRHAESLMARNEEEFAAWWMLCGGRGSARREENWIAFNPISFVLPLLKHCAADPQKLMALVVGPNPASGYDAMLGGHAVSAVIGGAVTGALHGAEIFPESWRQWAGPQVKPWLPMVDVVKARLGKEREIVEMTGRLAAPQADGGSLLLDKVYGCMLAGAIGNAMGSPVEGRFYWEIDDQYPDHITTILDPRRLEGEDDNQMAMLLVETYLERGGLPVMARHFGKTWKERLNRDHFFVLCMGHAYDLICGGWDPRVTGHWSVVTGSTVMCMEPVGVYHFGDPEFAAIDATAISYMYQRGRDVLAATMLAATVAAAMRPEATVDDVLEAALAAAPKERLHSFDDRPFRSAYDYIQACLDIADKYDDVLAVRAELCEKCLLYHMIDPLELWGFALAMFKIADGDVRQAAIGGTNIGRDSDTIAGRAAMLAGTLRGAGSVPEDWKQLFTPESLGRIERNASRFADLILGARTRRLASRGAK